In a single window of the Necator americanus strain Aroian chromosome X, whole genome shotgun sequence genome:
- a CDS encoding hypothetical protein (NECATOR_CHRX.G21403.T1): MRIFTDLAMCHYRTAQFVVGLDGVANKGATESPSPPLQPHFTPVRFDPGIREKQRNCSAIHSVKDFLVAMLPFPIDMDPVEEYDYYIPGYNDDVLFPMDDTNELEQPVESSSFPVDTFIYKTESQQPDFVKKYGKYADGCNVLIAILDTGVDPSLPCLERTNFGARKIVDCIDCSGAGDVDTSVVKSAQNGVVIGLTGRKLKIPDDWVNPTGKWHLGIKPIYELYPKTLRKTVKEDWQKESWDSAHQLAKADALRLLLGHEESVGGFSDNVKDKHDRENLACQVDFLKSMDKLEDKGPVADCIVWHDGHNWKACIDTSFRGRLALCHPMGEFRQTGHFTKLSARDDACYTFRIENSGNRLEICVPSGAHGTHVACIAAAYSPYEPGASGLAPGAQIVSMMIGDNRIDSMETGTALIRALSLCVEMKVDIVNMSFGEGSHFPASGRIIEEIQRIIYQHNVIFVASAGNSGPALSTVGSPGGTTPGVLGIGARICPKQAEALYGVFNEVKNVLYPWSARGPCVDGAVGVSLCAPGAAFAGVPRFCRKAKQMMNGTSMSSPNAAGAIACMLSKLRADGTQWNPFRIRLSLENTAKRMSDEHLPFGTGNGLIQINDALEHFENNAIDMPQPTIVDIRVRVTNFNKSKRGVYIRELKESREIQEYTVTVEPKFKEFTDNLYQADFSMNIVLQSDVGFVQHPSLFILTAEGRSFTLKVDPTELPRGAVYFTELRGMYAENLAMGPVFRVPITMVIPETVNNVDFSIDRTFNNVGTVPIRQFIHVPPEATICQIVVEDKSRKPMDRFTLHCVQLEDDKCYRNSESYKILGPDSHEWTKTFPVIGDRTLEVCLVRSWTRSDIEGSVRVFTRFYGVQRSPTINLIHGSPYTPIRIRAAPFRPIEIKPTITLNTLHVPVKPTSAKIEPLGPRDIIPNGKQIHRLLLVYKFNTLKSGEIRLDLPGVTSYLYESPYDCILMQLFSSSKEFIGASSSYPERYTYKVEKGEYTAHVQVRHPDTTQLELLMDTPLHVRAHISPALNLDVLSAPNAGDDAFKWSNKPLAPAQQTTLYAGSLNDDKVPKIIPVVGGCFLTGNFVVMADNELKQVDKSVITYMFTEYSTRPSKALSMVTLREKKADATGQEEKEMNEAIRDTQISWLPKLKDPVAVDRLYSELIVKHPTHLPLLLTKMKLLVDKKRSKTETETMELIIQQILEQCRVDEVLKYFGARQDHNVEQIALKKNMDERKAAIVDCLLARAHTTLDSHLKMNDELSPIFRKQLTPVFGLSQIKDEEKPTKGEKSKDEQQSDDSDMDPGKPPEEKEAAVRTSLKDVDAAYHELLSWIAADDPKALLLSAKHAVAHGHYGRACSFFQKLIDDMKSSSKDTSNVELALIDVCETLGWFHIATRLRNERLVRNRSTYRPF; this comes from the exons ATGCGTATCTTCACCGACCTGGCGATGTGTCACTATCGTACAGCACAATTTGTAGTTGGACTCGATGGAGTTGC aaataagggcgctacTGAGTCCCCATCCCCTCCCCTTCAACCTCATTTTACTCcagttcgttttgacccaggTATACGCGAGAAGCAGAGAAA TTGTTCTGCAATTCATTCTGTGAAGGATTTTCTTGTCGCTATGTTGCCGTTTCCGATAGATATGGATCCTGTCGAAGAGTACGACTACTATATTCCAGGATACAACGACGATGTGCTTTTT ccGATGGATGATACCAATGAACTGGAACAGCCGGTCGAATCATCCAGCTTTCCAGTAGATACCTTCATCTACAAGACTGAAAGTCAACAG CCCGATTTCGTCAAGAAATATGGGAAATATGCGGATGGATGCAATGTTTTGATTGCGATTTTGGATACTGGTGTCGATCCATCATTGCCATGCCTTGAG AGAACCAACTTTGGAGCGCGAAAGATCGTCGACTGCATTGATTGCAGTGGCGCCGGCGATGTGGACACAAGTGTGGTAAAATCTGCTCAAAATGGCGTGGTTATTGGCTTAACTGGGAGAAAACTGAAG ATTCCTGATGATTGGGTAAATCCAACTGGTAAATGGCATCTTGGTATTAAACCTATTTATGAGCTGTACCCAAAGACACTGCGTAAAACAGTGAAG GAAGACTGGCAGAAAGAATCCTGGGATTCGGCTCACCAGTTGGCAAAAGCGGACGCGCTTCGCCTACTTTTAGGGCATGAAGAGTCAGTGGGAGGATTTAGCGACAATGTG AAGGATAAACATGATCGCGAAAATCTTGCATGCCAAGTGGATTTCCTTAAATCTATGGATAAATTGGAGGATAAAGGACCAGTAGCTGACTGTATTGTATGGCATGATGGTCACAATTGGAA GGCTTGCATTGACACGTCCTTCCGTGGTCGTTTAGCTCTTTGTCATCCTATGGGAGAGTTCCGGCAGACAGGGCATTTCACTAAGCTTTCAGCTAGAG ACGATGCTTGCTACACTTTTCGTATTGAAAATTCTGGCAATCGCCTTGAAATTTGTGTACCAAGTGGAGCTCACGGGACACATGTTGCATGTATTGCTGCTGCTTATTCTCCATATGAACCTGGTGCTTCAGGACTTGCACCTGGTGCTCAG ataGTTTCGATGATGATAGGTGATAATCGTATTGATTCTATGGAAACTGGTACAGCGCTTATTAGAGCGTTAAGTCTTTGTGTAGAAATGAAAGTTGATATTGTTAACATGTCGTTTGGAGAAGGATCGCATTTTCCTGCTTCAGG gCGTATCATAGAAGAGATTCAAAGAATTATTTATCAGCATAATGTGATTTTCGTTGCATCCGCAGGAAATAGCGGACCAGCACTGTCCACTGTTGGTTCTCCTGGTGGTACGACACCAGGCGTTCTTG GTATTGGTGCCCGGATTTGTCCTAAACAGGCAGAAGCGCTTTATGGCGTTTTCAATGAGGTAAAGAATGTCTTATATCCGTGGAGTGCTAGGGGCCCTTG TGTTGATGGAGCAGTTGGTGTTTCTTTATGCGCTCCAGGAGCAGCATTTGCTGGAGTTCCTCGTTTTTGTCGTAAAGCTAAACAAATGATGAACGGAACAAGTATGAGTTCGCCGAATGCTGCTGGAGCAATAG cTTGTATGTTATCAAAACTTCGTGCTGATGGTACCCAATGGAACCCATTTCGGATTCGTCTGTCACTGGAAAATACAGCAAAACGCATGAGCGATGAGCATCTTCCGTTTGGCACTGGAAATGGTTTAATTCAG ATTAATGACGCCTTGGAGCACTTCGAAAATAACGCGATTGATATGCCCCAACCAACGATCGTTGATATTCGTGTTCGTGTAACGAACTTTAACAAGAGTAAAAGAG GTGTATACATCAGAGAACTCAAGGAATCTCGAGAGATTCAGGAGTACACGGTTACCGTGGAACCGAAATTCAAGGAGTTCACTG ATAATCTGTATCAAGCGGATTTCTCTATGAATATCGTACTCCAGTCAGACGTTGGCTTTGTTCAACATCCTAGTCTTTTTATTCTCACTGCTGAGGGAAGAAGTTTCACATTGAAGGTGGATCCGACAGAGTTGCCTCGTGGTGCAGTTTATTTTACAGAA CTACGTGGTATGTATGCGGAAAATCTAGCTATGGGACCAGTGTTCCGCGTTCCAATAACTATGGTCATTCCCGAAACCGTCAACAATGTTGACTTCTCCATTGATCGCACATTTAATAATGTTGGAACTGTACCTATTCGTCAATTTATACATGTGCCTCCAGAAGCAACTATATGTC aaatcgtAGTTGAAGATAAGTCTCGCAAACCGATGGATCGCTTCACATTGCACTGTGTTCAACTCGAAGATGATAAATGCTATAGAAACAGTGAATCATATAAG ATTCTCGGACCGGACTCACACGAATGGACGAAGACTTTCCCCGTCATCGGAGATCGTACTCTTGAAGTGTGCTTAGTGCGTAGTTGGACTAGGTCAGATATCGAAGGAAGCGTGCGGGTATTCACTCGATTTTATGGAGTACAGAGAAGTCCTACTATCAACTTG ATCCATGGATCACCTTATACGCCTATTCGTATTAGAGCAGCGCCATTCCGCCcaatagaaataaaaccaaCAATAACTCTCAA TACTCTCCACGTTCCTGTGAAACCAACGTCAGCTAAAATAGAACCGCTTGGTCCTAGAGATATAATTCCAAACGGAAAGCAAATTCATCGCCTACTGCTTGTCTACAAATTTAACA CATTGAAATCGGGAGAGATTCGTCTCGATCTTCCTGGAGTGACGTCATATCTGTATGAGTCTCCTTATGACTGTATTCTTATGCAACTATTCTCATCGTCGAAAGAATTTATTGGTGCATCTAGCAGTTATCCAGAGAGG TACACGTACAAAGTCGAAAAAGGCGAATATACAGCACACGTTCAAGTTCGTCATCCTGACACTACTCAGCTTGAGTTGTTGATGGATACCCCTCTACA CGTACGAGCACATATTTCTCCTGCTCTTAATCTTGACGTTCTGTCAGCACCAAATGCAGGCGACGATG CTTTCAAGTGGTCGAATAAGCCATTAGCACCTGCTCAACAGACCACATTATATGCTGGAAGCCTTAATGATGATAA GGTGCCAAAAATTATTCCTGTGGTTGGTGGTTGTTTCTTGACTGGTAACTTTGTCGTTATGGCAGATAACGAGCTGAAACAG GTAGACAAATCTGTAATTACCTATATGTTCACCGAGTACAGTACACGGCCAAGCAAAGCGCTCTCGATGGTGACGCTAAGGGAAAAGAAAGCTGATGCGACTGGACAGGAGGAGAAGGAAATGAATG aaGCGATACGTGATACGCAGATTTCGTGGTTGCCAAAACTCAAGGACCCCGTTGCTGTGGATCGTCTTTACTCTGAGCTCATCGTTAAACATCCTACACATCTCCCACTCCTTCttacaaaaatgaaactgCTTGTTGACAAGAAG CGCTCGAAAACCGAAACGGAGACGATGGAGTTGATCATTCAGCAAATTCTCGAACAATGTCGCGTTGATGAAGTCCTGAAGTACTTTGGAGCTCGTCAGGATCACAACGTCGAGCAAATTGCTTTGAAAAA aaacatGGATGAGCGTAAAGCTGCTATAGTTGACTGTTTGTTGGCTCGCGCTCATACAACTCTGGATTCACATCTCAAAATGAATGATGAACTATCACCTATTTTCCGCAAACAACTTACACCTGTGTTCGGTCTTAGCCAGATCAAG gATGAAGAAAAACCGACAAAAGGTGAGAAATCTAAGGACGAGCAGCAGTCCGATGATTCTGACATGGATCCCGGAAAACCGCCTGAAGAA
- a CDS encoding hypothetical protein (NECATOR_CHRX.G21403.T2), whose translation MIVDKTPVPGSESCGSLLIGPEERENEDFLVAMLPFPIDMDPVEEYDYYIPGYNDDVLFPMDDTNELEQPVESSSFPVDTFIYKTESQQPDFVKKYGKYADGCNVLIAILDTGVDPSLPCLERTNFGARKIVDCIDCSGAGDVDTSVVKSAQNGVVIGLTGRKLKIPDDWVNPTGKWHLGIKPIYELYPKTLRKTVKEDWQKESWDSAHQLAKADALRLLLGHEESVGGFSDNVKDKHDRENLACQVDFLKSMDKLEDKGPVADCIVWHDGHNWKACIDTSFRGRLALCHPMGEFRQTGHFTKLSARDDACYTFRIENSGNRLEICVPSGAHGTHVACIAAAYSPYEPGASGLAPGAQIVSMMIGDNRIDSMETGTALIRALSLCVEMKVDIVNMSFGEGSHFPASGRIIEEIQRIIYQHNVIFVASAGNSGPALSTVGSPGGTTPGVLGIGARICPKQAEALYGVFNEVKNVLYPWSARGPCVDGAVGVSLCAPGAAFAGVPRFCRKAKQMMNGTSMSSPNAAGAIACMLSKLRADGTQWNPFRIRLSLENTAKRMSDEHLPFGTGNGLIQINDALEHFENNAIDMPQPTIVDIRVRVTNFNKSKRGVYIRELKESREIQEYTVTVEPKFKEFTDNLYQADFSMNIVLQSDVGFVQHPSLFILTAEGRSFTLKVDPTELPRGAVYFTELRGMYAENLAMGPVFRVPITMVIPETVNNVDFSIDRTFNNVGTVPIRQFIHVPPEATICQIVVEDKSRKPMDRFTLHCVQLEDDKCYRNSESYKILGPDSHEWTKTFPVIGDRTLEVCLVRSWTRSDIEGSVRVFTRFYGVQRSPTINLIHGSPYTPIRIRAAPFRPIEIKPTITLNTLHVPVKPTSAKIEPLGPRDIIPNGKQIHRLLLVYKFNTLKSGEIRLDLPGVTSYLYESPYDCILMQLFSSSKEFIGASSSYPERYTYKVEKGEYTAHVQVRHPDTTQLELLMDTPLHVRAHISPALNLDVLSAPNAGDDAFKWSNKPLAPAQQTTLYAGSLNDDKVPKIIPVVGGCFLTGNFVVMADNELKQVDKSVITYMFTEYSTRPSKALSMVTLREKKADATGQEEKEMNEAIRDTQISWLPKLKDPVAVDRLYSELIVKHPTHLPLLLTKMKLLVDKKRSKTETETMELIIQQILEQCRVDEVLKYFGARQDHNVEQIALKKNMDERKAAIVDCLLARAHTTLDSHLKMNDELSPIFRKQLTPVFGLSQIKDEEKPTKGEKSKDEQQSDDSDMDPGKPPEEKEAAVRTSLKDVDAAYHELLSWIAADDPKALLLSAKHAVAHGHYGRACSFFQKLIDDMKSSSKDTSNVELALIDVCETLGWFHIATRLRNERLVRNRSTYRPF comes from the exons ATGATTGTGGATAAGACGCCGGTACCTGGATCAGAAAGTTGTGGCTCGCTTCTGATTGGTCCAGAAGAGCGCGAAAACGAG GATTTTCTTGTCGCTATGTTGCCGTTTCCGATAGATATGGATCCTGTCGAAGAGTACGACTACTATATTCCAGGATACAACGACGATGTGCTTTTT ccGATGGATGATACCAATGAACTGGAACAGCCGGTCGAATCATCCAGCTTTCCAGTAGATACCTTCATCTACAAGACTGAAAGTCAACAG CCCGATTTCGTCAAGAAATATGGGAAATATGCGGATGGATGCAATGTTTTGATTGCGATTTTGGATACTGGTGTCGATCCATCATTGCCATGCCTTGAG AGAACCAACTTTGGAGCGCGAAAGATCGTCGACTGCATTGATTGCAGTGGCGCCGGCGATGTGGACACAAGTGTGGTAAAATCTGCTCAAAATGGCGTGGTTATTGGCTTAACTGGGAGAAAACTGAAG ATTCCTGATGATTGGGTAAATCCAACTGGTAAATGGCATCTTGGTATTAAACCTATTTATGAGCTGTACCCAAAGACACTGCGTAAAACAGTGAAG GAAGACTGGCAGAAAGAATCCTGGGATTCGGCTCACCAGTTGGCAAAAGCGGACGCGCTTCGCCTACTTTTAGGGCATGAAGAGTCAGTGGGAGGATTTAGCGACAATGTG AAGGATAAACATGATCGCGAAAATCTTGCATGCCAAGTGGATTTCCTTAAATCTATGGATAAATTGGAGGATAAAGGACCAGTAGCTGACTGTATTGTATGGCATGATGGTCACAATTGGAA GGCTTGCATTGACACGTCCTTCCGTGGTCGTTTAGCTCTTTGTCATCCTATGGGAGAGTTCCGGCAGACAGGGCATTTCACTAAGCTTTCAGCTAGAG ACGATGCTTGCTACACTTTTCGTATTGAAAATTCTGGCAATCGCCTTGAAATTTGTGTACCAAGTGGAGCTCACGGGACACATGTTGCATGTATTGCTGCTGCTTATTCTCCATATGAACCTGGTGCTTCAGGACTTGCACCTGGTGCTCAG ataGTTTCGATGATGATAGGTGATAATCGTATTGATTCTATGGAAACTGGTACAGCGCTTATTAGAGCGTTAAGTCTTTGTGTAGAAATGAAAGTTGATATTGTTAACATGTCGTTTGGAGAAGGATCGCATTTTCCTGCTTCAGG gCGTATCATAGAAGAGATTCAAAGAATTATTTATCAGCATAATGTGATTTTCGTTGCATCCGCAGGAAATAGCGGACCAGCACTGTCCACTGTTGGTTCTCCTGGTGGTACGACACCAGGCGTTCTTG GTATTGGTGCCCGGATTTGTCCTAAACAGGCAGAAGCGCTTTATGGCGTTTTCAATGAGGTAAAGAATGTCTTATATCCGTGGAGTGCTAGGGGCCCTTG TGTTGATGGAGCAGTTGGTGTTTCTTTATGCGCTCCAGGAGCAGCATTTGCTGGAGTTCCTCGTTTTTGTCGTAAAGCTAAACAAATGATGAACGGAACAAGTATGAGTTCGCCGAATGCTGCTGGAGCAATAG cTTGTATGTTATCAAAACTTCGTGCTGATGGTACCCAATGGAACCCATTTCGGATTCGTCTGTCACTGGAAAATACAGCAAAACGCATGAGCGATGAGCATCTTCCGTTTGGCACTGGAAATGGTTTAATTCAG ATTAATGACGCCTTGGAGCACTTCGAAAATAACGCGATTGATATGCCCCAACCAACGATCGTTGATATTCGTGTTCGTGTAACGAACTTTAACAAGAGTAAAAGAG GTGTATACATCAGAGAACTCAAGGAATCTCGAGAGATTCAGGAGTACACGGTTACCGTGGAACCGAAATTCAAGGAGTTCACTG ATAATCTGTATCAAGCGGATTTCTCTATGAATATCGTACTCCAGTCAGACGTTGGCTTTGTTCAACATCCTAGTCTTTTTATTCTCACTGCTGAGGGAAGAAGTTTCACATTGAAGGTGGATCCGACAGAGTTGCCTCGTGGTGCAGTTTATTTTACAGAA CTACGTGGTATGTATGCGGAAAATCTAGCTATGGGACCAGTGTTCCGCGTTCCAATAACTATGGTCATTCCCGAAACCGTCAACAATGTTGACTTCTCCATTGATCGCACATTTAATAATGTTGGAACTGTACCTATTCGTCAATTTATACATGTGCCTCCAGAAGCAACTATATGTC aaatcgtAGTTGAAGATAAGTCTCGCAAACCGATGGATCGCTTCACATTGCACTGTGTTCAACTCGAAGATGATAAATGCTATAGAAACAGTGAATCATATAAG ATTCTCGGACCGGACTCACACGAATGGACGAAGACTTTCCCCGTCATCGGAGATCGTACTCTTGAAGTGTGCTTAGTGCGTAGTTGGACTAGGTCAGATATCGAAGGAAGCGTGCGGGTATTCACTCGATTTTATGGAGTACAGAGAAGTCCTACTATCAACTTG ATCCATGGATCACCTTATACGCCTATTCGTATTAGAGCAGCGCCATTCCGCCcaatagaaataaaaccaaCAATAACTCTCAA TACTCTCCACGTTCCTGTGAAACCAACGTCAGCTAAAATAGAACCGCTTGGTCCTAGAGATATAATTCCAAACGGAAAGCAAATTCATCGCCTACTGCTTGTCTACAAATTTAACA CATTGAAATCGGGAGAGATTCGTCTCGATCTTCCTGGAGTGACGTCATATCTGTATGAGTCTCCTTATGACTGTATTCTTATGCAACTATTCTCATCGTCGAAAGAATTTATTGGTGCATCTAGCAGTTATCCAGAGAGG TACACGTACAAAGTCGAAAAAGGCGAATATACAGCACACGTTCAAGTTCGTCATCCTGACACTACTCAGCTTGAGTTGTTGATGGATACCCCTCTACA CGTACGAGCACATATTTCTCCTGCTCTTAATCTTGACGTTCTGTCAGCACCAAATGCAGGCGACGATG CTTTCAAGTGGTCGAATAAGCCATTAGCACCTGCTCAACAGACCACATTATATGCTGGAAGCCTTAATGATGATAA GGTGCCAAAAATTATTCCTGTGGTTGGTGGTTGTTTCTTGACTGGTAACTTTGTCGTTATGGCAGATAACGAGCTGAAACAG GTAGACAAATCTGTAATTACCTATATGTTCACCGAGTACAGTACACGGCCAAGCAAAGCGCTCTCGATGGTGACGCTAAGGGAAAAGAAAGCTGATGCGACTGGACAGGAGGAGAAGGAAATGAATG aaGCGATACGTGATACGCAGATTTCGTGGTTGCCAAAACTCAAGGACCCCGTTGCTGTGGATCGTCTTTACTCTGAGCTCATCGTTAAACATCCTACACATCTCCCACTCCTTCttacaaaaatgaaactgCTTGTTGACAAGAAG CGCTCGAAAACCGAAACGGAGACGATGGAGTTGATCATTCAGCAAATTCTCGAACAATGTCGCGTTGATGAAGTCCTGAAGTACTTTGGAGCTCGTCAGGATCACAACGTCGAGCAAATTGCTTTGAAAAA aaacatGGATGAGCGTAAAGCTGCTATAGTTGACTGTTTGTTGGCTCGCGCTCATACAACTCTGGATTCACATCTCAAAATGAATGATGAACTATCACCTATTTTCCGCAAACAACTTACACCTGTGTTCGGTCTTAGCCAGATCAAG gATGAAGAAAAACCGACAAAAGGTGAGAAATCTAAGGACGAGCAGCAGTCCGATGATTCTGACATGGATCCCGGAAAACCGCCTGAAGAA